In Salarias fasciatus chromosome 4, fSalaFa1.1, whole genome shotgun sequence, the DNA window ATATACATCCATATATAAAATGCAATAGACGAGTTATAGATCAGACACAGATGGAGACAGAAATCCTGATGAAATCTTAATTTTTAagttaaacacaaaaacatgacacaacCCAAGCCTTATGTAGAGCAAGCTCATGTTTATGAGCTGAGTGTCCTGCTTATTGGATACCAgaggtgggccgtcagggcctgcaaagccttccctgctggcctaaaaagtatctgaattacagactgatgtaaattatattttgtccataaataattaataaatgattccaaacggtatgttccggTTTCTTTCATagtggggcgacagtagctcagttggtagagcatgTCGtagtcttataaccggaaggttggcggttcaatCCTCGCTCCTGCAGGTCAGGCGTAAAattgttgttgtgtccttgggcaagacacttcacccaccttgcctagtatggaagttgtgagagtgaatggttggtggtggttgggaggggccgatggtgcagttCCGTCAAtctgccccaggacagctgtggctacagcagcagtttaccaccacccagtatggagagaatgaatcaTGCAATGTGAAGTGTCTTTGCGTGTCCtgaaaagcactatataaaaTGCAATGCATTCTTATTAttatagttttcccgtggtttccagacatgtttttttttttcatattaaaccatttaaccaatcagatttcagctgtagcggagccagagtgggggcaaggtcgccccagggcccacaatgtcatagggccccgtttcgtgtgatgtgttcacatttactcgtaaataaattattataataaaatgtgcagtgtgtgcgagaaggtataagCATATGactgtgggctccaatttgtcaattcttacattacgactgtccatgaatgcatcagagctggaAGCCAGCGCTGGTTGGCTGTGCGGCAATCTGCAAGATCACAAGAGCGgcaactctttggagggaagttaagcAGTCTGCTAAACACtaagctagctgctagcggtactgcccaaaacctaacatcagagccactggtgagtcagtgaaaccttcaaaaatattatctttatcagaatgctgtggtctgaaacacctgcctatttgaatgtgccttgtgtggctctcaactataagagaccaccgagtctattttttttttctaatatacgtgaattccaaaagctatagatagctgtgtctatatctatctgactagattgtgtaatttttgaccagttgtgttcattttatatttaagctgtatcaaagatggtacagatttagcctgtgagtttttaatctgatttttcagcaccatggacagcggacgctctgagattgacaggcgtcaatctgcgtgcatatgtgtattcgttcttcagaacaagtttgtgaactggtttgtgactttattctgctttctgaagcatataggtttgctgggctcaataaaagtgagcattagtgtgttgtttgatggtagcatgagggattgtttgaatggtaaaattactatcgtaagggcccgtcgagaatgctccaccccctctgtactgagacccacgctccgcctctggatttcaggcatcatcttttgccagggtcaaagaaatctgcctgaggccttcactgtccgttctgatggcccagtaaagtaaagtgaagcgtcaaacagacagttgcttcaaccaatcagatttcgagttggcgactcagcgcagcgcaacagcagatccaggccttctgatttacattcaccaagagatacagtagggggcggtatgcacctaagttgttggtcgcctacctcaattattccaaagaagaagaagaagaagaagacctgaagagaaataaaacttactccagaaataccacagggcagctggactttcagccctgactttatggaactgaaacgcacggataatctatatgacagagcagttgaactctttttgaggaaggaaaggaggatgtattttgttttcaaataatcgggattttggtgagtaaaatgttcctcttttcctaaataatattgctgttttattaagttgttgatgctcactgtatgtgcacagatctaagtaggagaattgtgcacttcagcaaaggcatttattctggctgcacaagtgtctatctgctgtgcaacaactctttatgtgcatatctgcataataagattttttttatagacataatatagttattgagaggtggattggttcaggcggatctgttctgaaggccttagtgtgaaatgcacggtccgccactgttGGATACTAatgaactttcttttttttcattcttcgTGCACAAATATAATATGAACTGTGGCAGtaaagtttttgaaaagttttactgatcagtcagtcagttgaAGCTGCTGAATGGActgtattgatttatttattcgaGCTCTTGTTGTTTGTATTTGCTGTATCCAGCATCCGGTTCACCTTTTGTTCTAAACGTTCCTGCGCGTGACCGTGTGCACGGCCCCGTGCGGGTCCCATGTGCGTTCACATTTCGGAGTGTTTCAGTATTTCAGTGCGTGGGAACCGCGTGTGCGCGGCAGCCCGCGCGCTCAAATGGCGCGCTCCGGTGCGTCAGGCGCGCTCTGGTGCAGCGCTCAGGTGCGTCAGTGAGGCGCGCTCCGGTGCGTCAGGTACGTGAGGCGCGCTCCGGTGCGTCAGGTGAGACTTTGCACCCGGaacaaagagggagagaaatcaAAGCAAGCGGCTCCGTTTCCAGGTAGGAAGCTGTTGATCCACCGAGAGACAAACGTCCcggtttctgctgttttcagtgaaaagtgttgaaatgtttcatggtcgtgttttttcttcttctttctactTGAAAAATCTGCTCTGGTGttgatgtgtttctgtgatCACCTGTTTTCAAATAATCCATCTCATGTAGGTTCCTCCAAATGTCAATTCTTTACTGACTCTACAGAATCTTTTATCATTTGTTGAGGATTTTTATCAGCAGTGAGTTTCTGCTTCAGATAGAGAAGGTTTCTTTAGTACTTCATCTCCAGTATTTCTGAATAAATGGACgttagagagggagagagagagagagagagagagagagagagagagagagagagagagagagcgagagagcatTTCAGAATCTCACTTCTTTAAaaattttgcttttcttctttaaaaaaatctgcttgAATTTGAAGAATATGAGGAGAGTTTGAAGACTTTAGCTGTTTCCCTCATGTGAGCAGAGTTCACTCACGTCTGGTGTAAATAAATCTAAGTCAGGTTTATTTCCAGGTCCAGGTGTGGCTTGATGCTTTAAAGTCTCAGCTGGAGAATCCGGAGTCCTGAACAGAGCCTTCAGATAGACTCCAGGCTCCGATTGTTTCCTGGTCTGGGTTTCAGACCCCAGGCCAAGTCAGGAAGAGCCCAGGTCTGCATGGAAGAAGAAGTATTTGTCTGGagagggtccaggtcaggtccaggtcaggtctaggtaaggtccaggtccaggtccaggtcaggtccaggtaaggtccaggtccaggtccaggtcaggtccaggtccaggtccaggtcaggtccaggtcaggtccaggtccaggtccagtggagatctgaaaaaatgtttaaGGAAAGTTCTGGTGTGTTTCGGTATTGTTTACAGTGTATCAGAGTGTTTCAGAAagtgtcactgtgtgtgaatgtgtttgtgttcctctgtgtttcagtgtgtttcagtgtgtgttccagccaTGTCTCCCAGAGacgtccagcaggacctggaggaccagttCAACGACGTGGTCTCCAGGCTTCAGTCCAAACAGTTCTTCCAGTCGGACTGGGACATCGCGTCCTTCGCCATCTTCTTCACCTTCGTCGGTGAGCTCTCGCCTCTCGCTGGAGGACGTTTTCCTTCCCGCCGCTCCTCGTCtcattgaaacattttcacaccgCATGCAAATCACAGTCAAATCCCCACAGAACCCGTCGTCTGCTGCGTCTTTTCACTTGATTCAACAGTAGAAAACGTTCAGTTCAGAAACAACTCCGTTCGCTTCTCTGTTCAGAGTTCCTTCATATGCACAACGTTAAAGTTATGTTTAGAGCACCGTTCCCTTCTTATCCTGCTCTGTCAGTACCTCTGATTAAAGACTGAAATCTGAGAGTCTTTTGTTTCATAACTCAGATGTGCAGtatttaaaaactttaaattgcttcagaaataaaagacaaacCGCAAatgagaagtgaagcagaacgaGAGGCatctttaaagtgtgtgtgtgtgtgtgtgtgtgtgtcaggtatGATCCTGATGCTGATCATCCTCGTGCTCATCcgctgtttctgctgctgctgctgcgacgaCGAGGTGAGACCACTTCATgaagggatgaagggatgatggagggatggagggatgagggagAATGTCTCTGGAACAACAGTCAACACTCATTTTCCTTCACGTCGTGTGATTGGGAATGAA includes these proteins:
- the smim22 gene encoding small integral membrane protein 22, yielding MSPRDVQQDLEDQFNDVVSRLQSKQFFQSDWDIASFAIFFTFVGMILMLIILVLIRCFCCCCCDDEPRRMKVGVDNFALA